The genome window AAAATTGATGACCGGATTATTCGGGTTATTGTTAACATCGATCGATGGGGCAAAATTAACGTGAACGCCCAGTCGTTTAGCCTGACGGGCCAGATTCGCGCCCATTTTATAGATCAGCGAATCGTTCCCCTGCATGGCACCAAGCGTCATCTGATAAGGGTAACGGACGGTGCTGTCCAGCCGCATAGCCAGTCCCCACTCGGCGTCCATCGCAATCAGAAGGGGCACGGTCGATATGGCCTGCAACCGATTGGTGAGCTTTGCCTGACGGATCGGTCCGCCCTGAAACATGACTACGCCACCCAGTTTATGGATACGCACCAGATTGACGAGTGAATCTTCGTAGGCTGGTTTGCGGTTCGAGTAACCCGCCACCATGATCAACTGACCGATTCGTTCGTCGGGCGTCAGCGAAGCAAAAACGGAGTCGGCCCAGCGGTTTTGACTTGCATTAAGTTGAAGAAACGAAGGGGTTACTGACTGAGAGAAAGACGTTACGCTAAAAACTACGCTGATGAAGACACTAAGCAGAAGCCGACAATAAGGCATGAGCGAATAAATTGGGTCGTGAAAGGTCAAAATTACAAAAAAAGGCTGCTACAACACGACCGGAGAACCTTGTCTTAGGGTATGGCTTGGGCCAATCGAGCAATTAACTAGGTACAGGTATGGATTCTGAAAGCAAAACGGCGAAGCCAGCGTTCGTTAGTAGACATATGGCCATTTATCCAGCGGTTGTTTCAACCCGGATTTGTCACGCTTCGGAACAGTACGTTGTCAGGTTAACAGTGGTGTAGTCGGTCAACTCGGTCGTCTCCGGGCGGTACTCTGGCTGGCATCATCGCCAGGCGCGACAAATATTTTTTTGTCGGTAATGAGCGGACGGTGTTCCTCCAGAAACGCTTTGAACTGACGTATCTCCTCCAACTGCCGGTCGATAGGATGAGTCAATGTGTAACTCTCCACGTAGACGTCGCTAAAGTCCGTAATAACATATTCCATCAGCTTAATTCCCTTACGCTTAAGGGCATGGAGATACAGATTCTGATGGTTGTGAACAAACCGACCCGGTTGATACGAAGCCGTCGTTTTCAAATCGACGGCTTTGAAGGTACCAATCAGATCGACATAGCCATAGAACAGCACATCGTCGATCTGCCATTGGCAGTAGACCTGGGTGTCAACAATGGGACGGGGGAGTAGTTTCCGGACTTTTTTGAGAATATCGGGGTTAAATCGTTCTTCGTCAGTGCCTTTTATGACCGCTTCTTCGAATGAGGTTCCCCGCTCCTGAGCCGCTGTGGTCGGTGTCGGTACGCGATTGACCGAATCGATCAGGTCTTGTGCCGAGAAGTTACTACCGCTCATATAGCGAGAGAATACGTTTAGCAAAGAGGGGTAAAAGCGATAATTGATGTCCATCGTTCTTGGTTTAAACGGACCAGTTAGCCATGCCATCAGTCCTGTTCTATGAACCAAAAACGATCGGCTTAGTTTCTGACGACCAGTAATACACCGCCCATGATCAGCACCAGTCCGAGGAGTCGCCAGCCATTGGCGGGGTGGAGCGCAAAGCCCAGTAAGCCATAATGGTCCAGCAGAACAGCGGCCAGCAGTTGCCCGGCTACACTCAGACTAACGAGGTTTGCCGTTCCGATTTTGGGGGCGCTAACAATAACCGTGATCATGTAAACCGCTCCCATCGCACCGCCCATCCACTTCCACCAGCTTACCTGCTTAATGGTGTCAAGCGGAGGCACGGAGCCGCCTGCGGCCAGCAGGAGGGTAACGAGCACGATGAAGCCGGAACCAAACGAAATGGCCGCTGCCAGAATGGGATTGCCCATTGCCTGCCGCAAATTGGCATTGACACCCGCCTGAACGGTAATGGCTAAACCGACCAGAAAGGCAAAGAGAACATAGATGTAATTCATGACCATAAAGGTAGGCAATAGGCCATTGCGGCTTTGTCTATAAGGCTATTTTTATGGAAACGGCCTCATCCTAAACCCCCTTCCTGGCTATGTTTATCATCACGCATTACCCGCTGGCGGTAGTCGTCTGCTTTCTGACGATGCTTTGCTGGGGCTCGTGGGCCAACACGCAGAAGCTGGCCACGCAATCCGTTCCAACTACCATTTTTTACCGGGACTACACTTACGGGATTCTTTTTCTGAGTGTATTGCTGGCCTTTACGCTCGGGAGTGTTGGCTCGTCGGGCCGGTCGTTTCTGGCCGATCTTGCGCAGGCAGACAAACAAAATCTGCTGTATGCGCTGGTCGGCGGATTTGTGTTCAATATTGCTAATATCCTCATCGTCATCGGGATCGAACTGGCGGGCCTGTCGGTGGCCATGCCCATTGGGATTGGTTTAGCCCTGATCCTGGGAGTGATTGTCAACTATATTCTGTCGCCGGTCGGTAACGTTGGACTGCTGTCTGGTGGCGTATTGGCCATTTTTCTGGCCGTTGTATTCAGCGCGCTGGCCTACCGGGCAAAAAGCACTACTGATCAATCGGTTAGCACACGCGGGTTGGTCATCTCGCTGATAGGCGGTTTTCTGATGAGCTTCTTTTTCTATTTCGTGGCCCGGGCAATGGCTACCGATTTTGCCCGTCCAGCATCGGGTCTGTTGACACCGTATACTGCGCTGGTTTTGTTCGGGCTTGGTGTCGTTGTCAGCACGCCTTTGTTTCTGCCCCTGTTGCGTCGCTTTACCAGTAAAGCGACCGATAGGACCGTACGCTATGGCGATGTCAGTGGCCGTAACCACGGTATTGGGATGCTGGGGGGCATGGTCTGGTGTTTGGGCATGGCGTCGAGCTTGCTAGCGTCGGGCGAAGCGGGCTACGCCATCAGCTACGGGCTAGGGCAGGGCGCGACCATCATCGCCGTTTTTTGGGGTATCTTCATTTGGCACGAGTTCCGGGGTGCACCGGCAACATCCAGCCGTTACCTGACCTTGATGAGCGTATGTTACGTGTTGGGTTTGGTGTTGATTATTGCGGCTAAGTAAGCGTTTCGTCAATAAAAATAAAGGTATGGGCGGGGAGGGCTGCAACGGACGAGCCCAGTTGCGGGTAACGGTTAATGGGCGTCGTCTTGTTACGGGTTACTCAGGCTGAAAACAAGTCCGTGGACACGACAGGGCGGCTATCGTTAATCAATAGCAAACACCTTTCTCTATGCGTAAGCCGCTATTTCTCGCGTTCTTGCTGATTTCTTCTGTTGCCGTTGCCCAACGTTTCGATCCGTTTAAACTAAATGCGTCTGTGGGGTACGCGTCCCCGGCTGATCGGTCGGGCAATAAAGACGGTAGTAAACCCGGATTTGTCTACAGTCTGGAGCCGCAGTTTGGCCTTACCCGCCATTTCGACATCGGTATTCGGTTCGAACAGGCGTTCATTCAACGTCCTGAAGTGTTGGGTAACCTGATTTATTTCGATTCACAGGCAAAATCGATTATGTCCGGCGCACTGACACTTAACTACGTAGTGGGCAGGAGCGTGGCATTTCGCCCCTACGTCGGTGCTGGAATTGGCCTGTACCGGGCTGCGGGGAGCGAACAACAAGTGATGGGCGCTGCGAACACCACGCTTTTTTACACCTTACCCGTTACGAACAAAATGGCTGGTCTGTTCCGAGTCGGCATTAAATTCTGGCAGTTTAATGTCGAAGCGGCTTACAATCGAATCGACGATACAACCGTCACGAACGAATTTACCAACGCAAAGCTGATTGGAAAAAACGAGTATTTCAGCCTGAAAGCAGGCTATACATTAGGCGGCAAACTGCACTAACAAAAAAGTGTCATGACCTTGAACGTAGGGTCGCGACGCTTTTGCTATTAATTGGGGGCAGCGATACCTAGTTAAGATCCCTGTTTTCGGGCAACCGAACTTACCACCCTATTGAGTGTAAGTCCCTGACCAACGATCGAAAAAATGACGATGCTGTAGCAACAGGCGAGGATCAGCTCACGGTAGGGCGAATCCGGTAGTGAAAGAGCCAGGGCTACGGATATGCCGCCCCGTAAACCAGCCCAGGTGAGAATGCGCAGACTGCCGGGATTGAGTCGCGATAGTTGAAATTGCATCAGATAAGGCAACAGAATACTCAGGCTACGGGCCACAATCGCCAGCACAACCGTTGCTAAACCAATGAGCAGGTAATTATTGAGGAAAGGCAGCACCACAATTTGCAAGCCGATCATGACAAAGAGGATGGTATTGAGAATTTCGTCCATCAGGTGCCAGAACCGATCCAGGTAAAACTTGGGCGTGTCGGGCTTATCGGAACCCGTTAATCGGCTGCCTAGCAGCAAACCAGCCGCCACTTCGGCCAAGGGAACCGATACGTGCAGCGCGTTGGCCGCCACCGACAACATCATGACCATGGCCAGCGACAGGAGCACGACGGTGTGAAAATCATCCGAAACCTTGATGAGCCGGTACGCAATAAAGCCCATTAGCAGGCCCAGCGCGATGCCACCGAATACTTCCTGCGCAAACAGCTTAAGGGCGTCAATGAGAAAGAAATCGACATTCGGATCGGCCACTTCCTGCAAGGAAATGAACAGAACAAGTCCGACACCATCGTTGAACAGCGACTCGCCGGTGATGATCGTTTCCAGCCTACGCGGAATCGGCGACTGTTTGAGTACCGCGCCAACCGCTACCGGATCGGTTGGTGAAATGAGCGCCCCGAACAGAAAGCAGTATACCATTGGAACCGGGAAGCCAAACGTCCTGGTGAGGTAAAAGAACCCAAGACCAAACAGCGCGGTGGAGATAAGGACGCCCACGGTACTTAAAATGATAACCGGACGAAACTGCTCCCGCAGATCATCGAGGTCAAAATGCAGGGCTGCGGCAAACAGTAAAAAGCCCAGCATGACATCGAGCAATGTTTTCGAAAAGTCGATCTGCTCCGTAATGTCAATCAGCGTTCTGGCGAAGCCCGACGAAACGCTGCCAACAATCAGGATCAAAACGATAAGAACCAGCGTCAGCACAACAACCCCAATCGTTCCGGGAAGCCGAACGAAACGAGCGTTTACATACGAAAGCAACGCGCTGATTCCAACAAGGGCACTGGCAGCCGTGAAAATATCCATAGAGCGAAGTAGGTACTAACTGGCTGACTACGTTGGTATTATCGGTAGTCAGCGTCAGGTTGAATGAGAATATACGTCAAAAGTAGCTAGCAACCTAACTGCTCACGGGCGCGA of Spirosoma agri contains these proteins:
- a CDS encoding cation:proton antiporter, with amino-acid sequence MDIFTAASALVGISALLSYVNARFVRLPGTIGVVVLTLVLIVLILIVGSVSSGFARTLIDITEQIDFSKTLLDVMLGFLLFAAALHFDLDDLREQFRPVIILSTVGVLISTALFGLGFFYLTRTFGFPVPMVYCFLFGALISPTDPVAVGAVLKQSPIPRRLETIITGESLFNDGVGLVLFISLQEVADPNVDFFLIDALKLFAQEVFGGIALGLLMGFIAYRLIKVSDDFHTVVLLSLAMVMMLSVAANALHVSVPLAEVAAGLLLGSRLTGSDKPDTPKFYLDRFWHLMDEILNTILFVMIGLQIVVLPFLNNYLLIGLATVVLAIVARSLSILLPYLMQFQLSRLNPGSLRILTWAGLRGGISVALALSLPDSPYRELILACCYSIVIFSIVGQGLTLNRVVSSVARKQGS
- a CDS encoding GRP family sugar transporter, yielding MFIITHYPLAVVVCFLTMLCWGSWANTQKLATQSVPTTIFYRDYTYGILFLSVLLAFTLGSVGSSGRSFLADLAQADKQNLLYALVGGFVFNIANILIVIGIELAGLSVAMPIGIGLALILGVIVNYILSPVGNVGLLSGGVLAIFLAVVFSALAYRAKSTTDQSVSTRGLVISLIGGFLMSFFFYFVARAMATDFARPASGLLTPYTALVLFGLGVVVSTPLFLPLLRRFTSKATDRTVRYGDVSGRNHGIGMLGGMVWCLGMASSLLASGEAGYAISYGLGQGATIIAVFWGIFIWHEFRGAPATSSRYLTLMSVCYVLGLVLIIAAK
- a CDS encoding DMT family transporter, with translation MNYIYVLFAFLVGLAITVQAGVNANLRQAMGNPILAAAISFGSGFIVLVTLLLAAGGSVPPLDTIKQVSWWKWMGGAMGAVYMITVIVSAPKIGTANLVSLSVAGQLLAAVLLDHYGLLGFALHPANGWRLLGLVLIMGGVLLVVRN
- a CDS encoding porin family protein, whose product is MRKPLFLAFLLISSVAVAQRFDPFKLNASVGYASPADRSGNKDGSKPGFVYSLEPQFGLTRHFDIGIRFEQAFIQRPEVLGNLIYFDSQAKSIMSGALTLNYVVGRSVAFRPYVGAGIGLYRAAGSEQQVMGAANTTLFYTLPVTNKMAGLFRVGIKFWQFNVEAAYNRIDDTTVTNEFTNAKLIGKNEYFSLKAGYTLGGKLH